TCAGCTTCTTGGGTCTCGTCTTTCTCGGTCTCATGTGCCTCCTAGAGCTTCAACTTCAGATCAGGACAGTCTGTTACGTAATGACCCAGCTTGTCACAACGATAACATCTGACGCGTGATGCATCACGAGGTGCAAAATATCGTCCTCGACCTCGACCTCTGTTCTGATATCTACCTCCACGGCCTCTGTACCTGTTGTCTCCATTATAGCCGCCGCGAGATGACTGTGACTCGTTGTTTGCGTACATTAACTTGCCTTGATCACCTTGATCTTCTTCTTCCTCCGCAACACGTTCTTCATATGCTTTAAGACTGTGACTGTGACTCATTGTCCTCAAATGTAGTTGTTTTGAGATCCAGAACCTGCTCTAATGCAGCCACAACATGAATATACTTCTTTCGGGGAAGACACTTCAGAAACTTCTGAACAATCTTAGGTTCTTCAATCTCTTCACCCAAACTAGCAGACTTTGATGATATCTCAGATAGTTTTCCAACAAATTCATCTATTGTCTCGGTGTCTTTCATCTTGAGACGATCAAATTTCGCCATTAGTGTCTGCAATCGAGCTTCCTTAACTCTCTCCGCTCCAACGTATCTCGCCCTGATTGCGTCCCATACTTTCTTTGCCGTGTCAAGCTCGCCGACCTGTAAGATAAGCGTCTCAGGTATTGATTGAAACAATAGGGCCATAGCCATGTCGTGTCTCTCGTCGCCCTCGGCTTCTGTTTCCACAATGTCCCAGACCTTGTGTACCCTGAGTAGAATTCTCATTCTCATGGCCCATACGGTATAGCTTGTAGCACTTAGTATAGGACATTTGATGGAGGATGATCCCCCTTCCTTCGTTGGTTTCGTTGTTGCCACGGTAAGGTCACTCATATTGAAACCTTCGCTCTCATACCACAATAATGTGTGATGATTGTATAAGGACTCAAAGATAACAAGAACTAATCTCTTCTTATTAATCTCTTGTGGAAACTCACTCAAAACCACAAGCTCATAAAATCTCACACACAATCTCATCTCACAACAACGCCTTTATATAAGGCTTATAGATTTCCTAATCCTAATTGGAAACACTTGTATTTAGATAACTCTTAAATACACTTTGATCCTTATCTCTTAGGATCCCAAACTACTTAGGATTAGGATAGCTTAATCTTCAAGCTTTCTTCAAGCTTACTTCAACAATTCTTAAATGGCAACAACCTGTTTAGGACCACATAAACTCATAAGTTTGGCGCTAATAGTTTTTTTTTTGTTTGGAACACAAAAACAATAGTTTACTTACTAAAGTTGTGTTTAAAAAAAATAATGTTTGTGTTTTATTGGAAGAGGTAAGAAAAAAGTAAGAGACATAAACTATGGCACTTGCACGTGAAAGTCTGGTGCTATTTGAATTAAAACCCAAGTGGCATGTTTTTGTTATTTTCTCTTATTTTTAGGGTTTTAAGGATTTACTAAAAGTTAAATGAGTACTGATGGTTTTCAAGACAAATTAATGGATCAAAATTAAGTTTTTTTTTATCACGAAGATTTTCAAAACATTTACAGACAGTATACAGTATATAGATTAAATGAAAATGCAT
This genomic interval from Brassica oleracea var. oleracea cultivar TO1000 chromosome C2, BOL, whole genome shotgun sequence contains the following:
- the LOC106323614 gene encoding uncharacterized protein LOC106323614, yielding MSDLTVATTKPTKEGGSSSIKCPILSATSYTVWAMRMRILLRVHKVWDIVETEAEGDERHDMAMALLFQSIPETLILQVGELDTAKKVWDAIRARYVGAERVKEARLQTLMAKFDRLKMKDTETIDEFVGKLSEISSKSASLGEEIEEPKIVQKFLKCLPRKKYIHVVAALEQVLDLKTTTFEDNESQSQS